From the Quercus lobata isolate SW786 chromosome 6, ValleyOak3.0 Primary Assembly, whole genome shotgun sequence genome, one window contains:
- the LOC115995087 gene encoding aldehyde dehydrogenase 22A1 isoform X1, with translation MAFLWPLIVLAFAYAICRFLFMLIPPNVPSIDVDASDVLDDGNQAQENSFIYIPPRGRTQQADRKVQCYEPATMKYLGYYPALTPVEVKERVAQARKAQKIWAKSSFKQRRQFLRILLNYIVKHQQLICETSSRDTGKTMVDASLGEIMTTCEKITWLLSEGERWLKPEYRSSGRSMFYKKSKVEFHPLGVIGAIVSWNYPFHNIFNPMLAAVFSGNSIVIKVSEHASWSGCFYFQIIQSALAAVGAPENLVEVITGFAETGEALVSSVDKMIFVGSPGVGKMIMRNASETLTPVTLELGGKDAFIVCEDVDVDRVAHIAVRAALQSSGQNCAGAERFYVHRDIYSSFVSKVAKIVKSVSAGPPLAGKYDMGAICLQEHSEKLETLVNDALDKGAKIVVRGSFGNISEGAVDQFFPPTVIENVDHTMKLMQEEAFGPILPIMKFSTDEEAVRLANDSRYGLGCAVFSGSQHRAKKIASQIHCGVVAINDFASNYLCQSLPFGGVKDSGFGRFAGVEGLRACCLVKSVVEDRWWPFIKTKIPKPIQYPVAENSFEFQESLVELFYGLDIWDRLRALVNVIKFFTEQHSPAMGKKND, from the exons atggcGTTTTTGTGGCCTTTGATTGTTCTGGCATTCGCATACGCCATTTGTAGATTCCTTTTCATGCTCATTCCTCCCAATGTTCCTTCCATCGACGTTGACGCCTCTgacg TGTTGGACGATGGGAATCAGGCTCAGGAGAACAGCTTCATatat ATTCCTCCAAGGGGAAGGACACAGCAGGCGGATAGGAAAGTTCAGTGTTACGAGCCCGCGACGATGAAATACTTGGGGTATTACCCGGCATTGACACCTGTAGAG GTTAAGGAGCGTGTGGCTCAAGCAAGGAAGGCACAGAAAATCTGGGCAAAGAGCAGCTTCAAGCAAAGGCGCCAGTTTTTGCGAATACTTCTGAACTACATAGTTAAGCACCAACAGCTTATTTGCGA GACATCTTCACGTGATACTGGAAAGACAATGGTAGATGCCTCTTTAGGAGAAATAATGACAACATGTGAGAAGATTACTTGGCTTCTTTCGGAGGGTGAGCGGTGGCTAAAGCCTGAATACCG ATCTTCTGGAAGATCAATGTTTTACAAGAAATCCAAAGTGGAATTTCACCCCCTTGGTGTTATTGGTGCCATTGTTTCGTGGAACTATccttttcataatatttttaatccAATGCTAGCAGCAGTATTTTCAGGAAACAGCATTGTGATTAAG GTCTCAGAACATGCAAGTTGGTCTGGATGtttctattttcaaattattcaaTCAGCCCTTGCTGCAGTTGGAGCTCCTGAAAATCTGGTTGAAGTTATAACAGG GTTTGCTGAAACGGGAGAAGCATTGGTGTCTTCTGTTGACAAAATGATTTTTGTTGGATCACCCGGTGTGGGTAAGATG ATTATGAGAAATGCTTCTGAGACACTTACACCAGTTACGCTTGAGCTTGGTGGAAAAGATGCATTTATCGTGTGTGAAGATGTAGATGTGGATCGG GTTGCACATATTGCTGTGAGGGCTGCTCTCCAATCAAGTGGACAAAACTGCGCTGGGGCTGAGAGATTTTATGTACACAGGGATATTTATTCTTCATTTGTCAGTAAAGTGGCCAAAATTGTAAAATCCGTTTCAGCT GGCCCACCCCTTGCTGGAAAGTATGATATGGGAGCCATATGTTTACAAGAGCACTCTGAAAAGCTTGAGACCCTTGTAAATGATGCCTTAGACAAAGGAGCAAAAATTGTTGTCCGTGGAAGTTTCGGCAATATAAGTGAAGGTGCAGTGGATCAGTTTTTCCCCCCCACCGTGATTGAAAATGTGGACCACACAATGAAGTTGATGCAAGAGGAG GCATTTGGACCAATCTTGCCAATAATGAAATTTAGCACAGATGAAGAGGCCGTGAGGCTTGCAAATGACTCAAGATATGGGCTTGGCTGTGCTGTTTTTTCTGGCAGTCAACACCGTGCCAAAAAGATAGCTTCACAGATACACTGTGGAGTTGTTGCAATTAATGATTTCGCATCAAATTACTTGTGTCAG TCCCTGCCATTTGGAGGTGTAAAAGACAGCGGATTTGGACGATTTGCTGGTGTTGAAGGATTAAGAGCGTGCTGTCTTGTAAAATCAGTTGTTGAGGATAGATGGTGGCCTTTCATTAAAACGAAGATACCTAAGCCTATCCAG TATCCTGTCGCAGAGAATAGTTTCGAGTTTCAGGAGTCACTCGTGGAATTGTTCTATGGCCTGGACATTTGGGACCGTTTGCGAGCACTGGTCAATGTTATAAAGTTCTTTACTGAGCAACACTCTCCTGCTATGGGTAAGAAAAATGACTGA
- the LOC115993826 gene encoding uncharacterized protein LOC115993826 — MNGSASAMELDQPQEEEDRFLAFVDYARSVLSLESEEEDRDRDPNGNGSETSGPGWSWIASRILKTCVAYSSGVTTAILLSDLSQAWNEQHRARAPRKRLECINQLKKKHRRTKLPNTVTIDSIYERNFLSLGGVLEVVIVDAFSLPGTNIYMLTLGDFWSSNTIDLYLHRRYYDLVDPQNGILKKGREIFLTGCYLRTATEGSGCPRLLPTEYLVILLDEEEDDDAMLLGAQFCSDSFSSISLDAVNKGISFSLYARIESIGSLEIQGRLSTLQGKQITLVDSDGVKLNFLLWGEQVILANLCSVGSMLALDRPYIASSIESSIETSDEFCLEYGSATQLYLVPFIQHEEQVCVTLTQNRNQGPRLLNTLDSSQEPKVSQVSLPCDSLGSIDFRDYPFRSFVIDLRDKMTGISLYGVVTDIIKEKHAEEAIFSLRIEDTTGVIWAKLHFAKSWSLGRVNLGHTVYISGLTCSMSKRNCLEALWLENNVGSSFFNLSCLPALLNSSCLHKLSSLCDLSSQTSSTQICRVWLDQVANCHVNTKYSHALCGHFVNKTPSGVMVCSFCHHNCDAEVTRTFHLKITLADESAKVFAWCTGQTAAELLQISPDEFYELPEEEQVMYPSSLENERFMVALVNCKKQGYGVSGGLIQENDDVSWEITRALKFE, encoded by the exons atgaatggCTCAGCCTCAGCTATGGAATTAGATCAACCACAAGAAGAGGAAGATCGTTTCCTTGCGTTCGTCGATTACGCGAGGTCTGTGCTCTCGCTTGAATCCGAAGAAGAAGATCGAGATCGAGATCCGAATGGAAACGGATCCGAGACCTCAGGGCCTGGTTGGAGCTGGATCGCGTCTCGGATCCTCAAGACTTGCGTTGCCTATTCCAGTGGCGTCACCACCGCGATTCTACTCTCTGATCTCTCTCAG GCATGGAATGAGCAACACAGGGCCAGGGCTCCGAGGAAAAGGCTGGAATGtataaatcaattgaaaaagaaacataGGAGAACAAAGCTTCCAAACACCGTTACAATTGACTCTATATATGAGAGAAATTTTCTATCCTTAGGTGGTGTATTGGAAGTTGTGATCGTCGATGCCTTCTCTCTCCCAG GTACAAATATCTACATGCTTACTTTGGGGGATTTTTGGAGCTCCAATACCATCGATCTTTATCTCCACCGAAG ATACTATGATTTGGTGGATCCTCAGAATGGGATTCTGAAGAAAGGAAGGGAGATTTTCCTCACAGGATGCTATCTTCGGACTGCCACTGAAGGATCTGGTTGTCCTCGACTTTTGCCAACAGAATATCTGGTGATATTGTTAGATGAG GAGGAAGATGATGATGCAATGCTGCTAGGAGCTCAGTTTTGTTCAGATTCTTTCTCTTCCATTTCTCTTGATGCTGTCAACAAAGGGATTTCCTTTTCATTGTATGCCAG GATTGAATCTATTGGGTCACTGGAAATTCAGGGAAGGTTAAGTACCTTACAGGGGAAACAAATTACTCTTGTTGATAGCGATGGTGTCAAGTTAAATTTTCTACTCTGGGGTGAGCAGGTTATTCTTGCTAATCTTTGCAG tgttgGAAGCATGCTTGCATTGGATAGACCATATATTGCAAGTTCCATAGAGAGTTCCATTGAAACAAGTGATGAGTTTTGCCTTGAATACGGCAGTGCAACACAATTATATTTGGTGCCTTTCATTCAACATGAGGAACAA GTGTGTGTAACATTGACACAAAATCGGAACCAAGGACCTCGGCTGCTGAATACATTAGATTCTAGTCAGGAACCTAAAGTTTCTCAAGTTTCCTTGCCATGTGATTCTTTGGGTTCCATTGACTTCAGGGATTATCCTTTTCGA TCGTTTGTTATAGACCTTCGTGACAAGATGACTGGAATCAGCCTATATGGTGTTGTTACAgatattattaaagaaaaacatgCTGAAGAAGCTATTTTCTCGCTTAGAATTGAAGATACCACTGGAGTAATATGGGCAAAGCTACATTTTGCAAAATCTTG GTCACTGGGAAGAGTAAACCTTGGTCACACAGTGTATATTTCTGGTTTGACATGCTCTATGTCGAAGCGAAATTG CCTGGAAGCATTATGGTTGGAGAATAATGTTGGAtcttctttcttcaatctcaGTTGCTTGCCCGCATTGCTAAACTCTTCTTGTCTTCATAAATTATCAAGCCTTTGTGATCTATCCAGCCAGACTAGCAGTACACAG ATATGTCGAGTGTGGCTTGATCAAGTTGCAAATTGTCACGTTAATACGAAATATTCACATGCTCTCTGCGGTCATTTTGTTAACAAGACACCAAGTGGGGTTATGGTATGCAGCTTCTGTCATCACAATTGTGATGCTGAAGTTACGCGCACTTTCCACCTGAAAATCACTCTTGCAGATGAGAGTGCGAAAGTTTTTGCATGGTGTACTGGTCAAACAGCTGCAGAGTTGCTGCAAATATCACCTGACGAATTCTATGAACTACCTGAG GAAGAACAGGTGATGTATCCTTCTTCGCTAGAGAATGAGAGGTTTATGGTTGCATTAGTTAATTGCAAGAAGCAGGGTTATGGAGTCAGTGGTGGTCTTATCCAAGAAAATGATGATGTGTCATGGGAGATAACTCGTGCATTGAAGTTTGAATAA
- the LOC115995087 gene encoding aldehyde dehydrogenase 22A1 isoform X2 encodes MAFLWPLIVLAFAYAICRFLFMLIPPNVPSIDVDASDVLDDGNQAQENSFIYIPPRGRTQQADRKVQCYEPATMKYLGYYPALTPVEVKERVAQARKAQKIWAKSSFKQRRQFLRILLNYIVKHQQLICETSSRDTGKTMVDASLGEIMTTCEKITWLLSEGERWLKPEYRSSGRSMFYKKSKVEFHPLGVIGAIVSWNYPFHNIFNPMLAAVFSGNSIVIKVSEHASWSGCFYFQIIQSALAAVGAPENLVEVITGFAETGEALVSSVDKMIFVGSPGVGKMIMRNASETLTPVTLELGGKDAFIVCEDVDVDRVAHIAVRAALQSSGQNCAGAERFYVHRDIYSSFVSKVAKIVKSVSAGPPLAGKYDMGAICLQEHSEKLETLVNDALDKGAKIVVRGSFGNISEGAVDQFFPPTVIENVDHTMKLMQEEAFGPILPIMKFSTDEEAVRLANDSRYGLGCAVFSGSQHRAKKIASQIHCGVVAINDFASNYLCQSLPFGGVKDSGFGRFAGVEGLRACCLVKSVVEDRWWPFIKTKIPKPIQYPVAENSFEFQESLVELFYGLDIWDRLRALVNVIKFFTEQHSPAMVRS; translated from the exons atggcGTTTTTGTGGCCTTTGATTGTTCTGGCATTCGCATACGCCATTTGTAGATTCCTTTTCATGCTCATTCCTCCCAATGTTCCTTCCATCGACGTTGACGCCTCTgacg TGTTGGACGATGGGAATCAGGCTCAGGAGAACAGCTTCATatat ATTCCTCCAAGGGGAAGGACACAGCAGGCGGATAGGAAAGTTCAGTGTTACGAGCCCGCGACGATGAAATACTTGGGGTATTACCCGGCATTGACACCTGTAGAG GTTAAGGAGCGTGTGGCTCAAGCAAGGAAGGCACAGAAAATCTGGGCAAAGAGCAGCTTCAAGCAAAGGCGCCAGTTTTTGCGAATACTTCTGAACTACATAGTTAAGCACCAACAGCTTATTTGCGA GACATCTTCACGTGATACTGGAAAGACAATGGTAGATGCCTCTTTAGGAGAAATAATGACAACATGTGAGAAGATTACTTGGCTTCTTTCGGAGGGTGAGCGGTGGCTAAAGCCTGAATACCG ATCTTCTGGAAGATCAATGTTTTACAAGAAATCCAAAGTGGAATTTCACCCCCTTGGTGTTATTGGTGCCATTGTTTCGTGGAACTATccttttcataatatttttaatccAATGCTAGCAGCAGTATTTTCAGGAAACAGCATTGTGATTAAG GTCTCAGAACATGCAAGTTGGTCTGGATGtttctattttcaaattattcaaTCAGCCCTTGCTGCAGTTGGAGCTCCTGAAAATCTGGTTGAAGTTATAACAGG GTTTGCTGAAACGGGAGAAGCATTGGTGTCTTCTGTTGACAAAATGATTTTTGTTGGATCACCCGGTGTGGGTAAGATG ATTATGAGAAATGCTTCTGAGACACTTACACCAGTTACGCTTGAGCTTGGTGGAAAAGATGCATTTATCGTGTGTGAAGATGTAGATGTGGATCGG GTTGCACATATTGCTGTGAGGGCTGCTCTCCAATCAAGTGGACAAAACTGCGCTGGGGCTGAGAGATTTTATGTACACAGGGATATTTATTCTTCATTTGTCAGTAAAGTGGCCAAAATTGTAAAATCCGTTTCAGCT GGCCCACCCCTTGCTGGAAAGTATGATATGGGAGCCATATGTTTACAAGAGCACTCTGAAAAGCTTGAGACCCTTGTAAATGATGCCTTAGACAAAGGAGCAAAAATTGTTGTCCGTGGAAGTTTCGGCAATATAAGTGAAGGTGCAGTGGATCAGTTTTTCCCCCCCACCGTGATTGAAAATGTGGACCACACAATGAAGTTGATGCAAGAGGAG GCATTTGGACCAATCTTGCCAATAATGAAATTTAGCACAGATGAAGAGGCCGTGAGGCTTGCAAATGACTCAAGATATGGGCTTGGCTGTGCTGTTTTTTCTGGCAGTCAACACCGTGCCAAAAAGATAGCTTCACAGATACACTGTGGAGTTGTTGCAATTAATGATTTCGCATCAAATTACTTGTGTCAG TCCCTGCCATTTGGAGGTGTAAAAGACAGCGGATTTGGACGATTTGCTGGTGTTGAAGGATTAAGAGCGTGCTGTCTTGTAAAATCAGTTGTTGAGGATAGATGGTGGCCTTTCATTAAAACGAAGATACCTAAGCCTATCCAG TATCCTGTCGCAGAGAATAGTTTCGAGTTTCAGGAGTCACTCGTGGAATTGTTCTATGGCCTGGACATTTGGGACCGTTTGCGAGCACTGGTCAATGTTATAAAGTTCTTTACTGAGCAACACTCTCCTGCTATGG TACGTTCTTAA
- the LOC115993732 gene encoding peptidyl-prolyl cis-trans isomerase CYP21-4, with the protein MARIKPQALLLQSKKKKGPTRIGASTIVLCNLVVALIVLSIMATYRHWYKRSMDQTEDGKSTFEGTDVRTFVDLKKYDLPGYAILNTSKGYITIELYKESSPEIVDRFLDLCQKGYFKGMPFNHVIKNYVIQGGEYQGLGAAEELISHAKLHLQLGTSPKHEAFMLGTSKTRLDSKGFDLFITTAPIPDMNDKLTVFGRVIKGEDVVQEIEEVDTDEHYRPKSSVGIINVALKREI; encoded by the exons ATGGCTAGGATAAAACCTCAGGCTCTACTACTCCAaagcaaaaagaagaagggtCCTACTCGTATCGGTGCCAGCACAATAGTATTATGCAACTTAGTTGTTGCCTTGATTGTATTGTCCATAATGGCAACTTATCGGCACTGGTATAAAAG GTCAATGGACCAAACAGAGGATGGGAAGTCAACTTTTGAG GGCACTGACGTTCGCACGTTTGTAGATTTGAAGAAGTATGATCTTCCTGGTTATGCT ATTTTGAATACATCAAAAGGTTATATTACGATAGAACTTTACAAGGAAAGCTCCCCTGAGATTGTTGACAGATTCCTTGACTTATG CCAAAAAGGGTACTTCAAAGGGATGCCTTTtaatcatgtgatcaaaaactatgtGATTCAAGGAGGCGAATACCAGGGGCTTGGGGCTGCTGAAGAGTTGATATCACATGCAAAGCTCCATCTTCAACTCGGCACAAG TCCAAAACATGAGGCATTTATGCTGGGAACTTCAAAAACTAGGCTAGATAGCAAAGGATTTGATCTTTTCATTACAACTGCACCAATACCAGATATGAATGATAAACTTACAGTGTTTGGACGGGTCATCAAGGGAGAAGATGTGGTGCAG GAAATTGAAGAGGTGGATACTGATGAACACTACCGGCCTAAATCTTCTGTAGGAATCATCAATGTTGCTCTGAAACGTGAAATTTGA